DNA sequence from the Malus sylvestris chromosome 10, drMalSylv7.2, whole genome shotgun sequence genome:
GACCATGACCATCATCACCACCATGATCATGATCATAGCCATGGGAGTTCAGCTGCAACGAATTCATGGGTGGGCGCAGATGGGAAGGTGTACCATAGCCACGATGGGTTGGCGCCACACTCACACGAACCCATATACTCTCCTGGCTACTTCAGCAGAAGAGCTCCACCTCTCCTCTCCAGGAATTTCAATGAAAGGGCTTTCACCATTGGCATTGGTGGACCTGTTGGTACTGGGTAAGTTGGGTAATTTTTGAcatttttgaaaatattttcaCATTCATCAATTGCATCGTTAGATTAAAAAGACTAGAAATGATGTAAAGATTGGCACTTTGTTTTTAGGGAAGTGAATTCCGCGCTCGCCCTTTCGCCTTTTGCATTTCGCTATGTTTTTCTAGCCAttggattgaataaattgaAGGAGAATCTAAATGATAGCACGAAAGGAGGATTGCAGGAGGTGAAAGGGGAAGCGCGGAAATCCCTCTTCGTTGGGGGAAGTGAAGAGTGACACAATTTAACTTTGGATAACTTCGTGATACAATCGAAATGATAGAAAATTGTTGCAGCATAACTATTTATaaatttgtttgatttcttCTGAATGATTTCGGATTTTTTGTGATTTGCCTGGTTTAGTTTTCGTAGTTTTGAATACCAATTTGCTAGCATAAGTCTTACTGGTTACTGAGAGTTGATGAAATGCTGCTTCACGACATACAGGAAAACTGCTTTGATGCTCGCTCTGTGTACACTTTTGCGTGACAAGTACAGTCTTGCTGCAGTAAGTAACTTTTCTTGCGACGAACAATTCAAAAGATTCAAGCTTTTGTCTTTATGATGTCCTAAATACTTCAAAAAACTGTTTAGCTTTCTACTAAATTGCGTTGAGCTTCACATAGTAACTGTTAAAGTCTACGAAGGACCTTTAACACCCGTGTTTCAAGTTGATTGAGGCAAGTCTAAAGATATTAAGCGTAACAATTGCAGGTGACAAATGATATATTCACAAAAGAGGATGGTGAGTTCTTGGTGAAGCATGGAGCACTTCCCGAAGAAAGAATACGTGCTGTGGAAACTGGGGGCTGCCCACATGCTGCAATTCGTGAAGACATCAGTATTAACCTTGGCCCTCTTGAGGAGCTTTCTAACTTGTACAAGACCGACATACTGCTTTGTGAATCAGGCGGAGGTATTTTCTAGAAACAGTTAAATGACTATTACAGATGATTGATACTCATGTTggaattgcacttgatcttgaatgaattTATGGAGCCATCTGGAGTTTGGTATTGATTTGAGAAAATGTAGCTTGATCAATGGAAAATGTTCAAAATTTTAGTTCGGACGAAAATGCTCATTGTAAAGTTTGCATAAATGGAGGAATTTGTATGTCAATGATAACAAGTGGTTGAATTGAGCTTTTATtaacattatccaatcgaatttGTGTGAATGCAGATAATTTAGCCGCGAACTTCAGCAGGGAACTGGCCGACtatattatttacattataGATGTCTCTGCTGGTGATAAAATTCCACGAAAAGGTGGCCCTGGAATCACTCAGGCTGACCTTCTGGTATATTCTTATTCGTTGCTGATTTTGAGGATACCATTTCTATCTAGTGTCTACCCATCAATCGTGTCATTCCAATTTCAGAAATGAAATCATCAGGGATCGATGTGTGAATGACTTGATAACATTTGATTGTAGGTGATAAACAAGACTGATCTTGCAGCAGCGGTTGGAGCTGATTTGGCAGTGATGGAGCGTGATGCACTTCGAATGCGAGATGGAGGGCCTTTTGCCTTTGCTCAGGTTGGTTGCTCGTATCATCACATGCGTTCACTACTGTTTTTGCATTGTAAACATGTTGTGAGCTTGGTATTTGGGATTCACATGTTAGGAAATGCACAACTGCactaatttgttttattaacaTAAAATTGGtcaacacaaaataaaaaacctgTATTTTCTCAATTTTGGAAGGACCATAATCTGTGATTACATATCCTCGACACTATTAACCCTGTCCCTGTTCCCCAATCATGTCAAGAATGTTTCGTTGTGCCAGGAAGGTGATTCTTGAATGATTTGTCATTAACATGCAGTGAGCTGATATTTTTGCTTCTCATATTTGGAGATGCACAACTGCACCAACATGTTTTGTTAACATAAAATTGGCTCAACATGAAATCAAAAAGCTGTATCTGCTTATTTTTGGAATGAACATAATCTATGATTACATATTCTCGTCACAAGCAAGACACTATTAACCATGTCTCCATTCCCCAATCATGTCAGGAATGTTTCGTTGTGCCAGGAAGGCGATTCTTGAATGATTTGTCGTTATAGGCACGATATTGAACTTTCATGTTCATGACTTACATGCCTGTGAACCCTATATATGCAGGTGAAGCACGGAAAAGGAGTAGAGGAAATCGTGAACCACATATTACAGGCTTGGGAAGTAGCAACGGGGAAGAAGCGCCACTGAATCCGTCTTCGATGAGGTTCTGTGTCTTTTTTTTGTATTTCCCTGCTACATCTAAACCTCGACGAACAAATGTCACTTGAATTTTCGGTCTCTTTTCATCGCACGTAGATGTTTGACCCTTCGTTGCCTTCATCTCTTCAGTCCAGTTATAAATGGAACAAGAAAGCTCCTTTGCTACCATGTCTCTCAGTTGAACTGTATGTCTTCAAGGCAGTCACTTTATTGAGCTGTTTTTGTCTCATAGGGGTGATTTTCGGACTAATCGGATAAATAAAACAAGGTTTCACATTCctcttaattttcggccgttggatcaatgaattgaagaaacttAATGGCCAAAAACTAACACAGGTACTTGTAGGAGGCAAAAAAGCATATGCGAATAgtgctatttttttatttaaaataaattgtaagaaatttctgataagtaaaaaaaaaaaaaggtttttttagctaaaatggtctTTAAGATTTGCATAATTCCTTACTTTAAtctctgagattgtccatcattaatcattttggtcgtttcatgaaaaatctccattaaataagatttaaatgataaaaataccctcaattttttgtcaatcattttggactattgtttgttaaactaatggtatttttgtcattttaatccttatttaacaaaattttctcggaatgaccaaaatgattgatggtagacaatctcaatgactacttctattgatttcaaatctcagagaccaaagtgaggagttatgcaaatcttatggatcattttggttaaaaagccaaaaaaaagaagaggaaaactaatgaaaaatgatttgaaaaccttgagttttaatcaaaatgacaaaaaagtgTTGTAGATGAATAGTATAAGGAGtgattttttagagtaaaaatatccATTACGAGTGTTTCTTTAAAACTCCAAAAACAAATTTgtgagaaaggaaaagaaataagAACAAATAGGTCCTGAATGGGCCGGGCCACACCGTCGCGGTGGAGTCCATTACCAATTTACCACCGCCCTCCCGAGCGAAGAAACGAAATTCCGCGAagccaatcaaatcaaattcaaaCAGAGGAGGAAGAAAACAGAAATCTCCCGTTTACCACCAACAATTTCGATCCTGAAATTGCGGAAAAatggcggaggaggaggaggagccgAAGAAGAGAAGGGTGGTGGTGGAATCCCTCGGATGGCTGACGGAGTCCTCAATTATGCCGAAGAAGCACCGTGCCATCGGCGGCGTCGGAGCCTCCTCAATCATGGAGCTCAAGGCCCAACTCTATCAGTCCCAAGAAGAATACAAGAAGTCCAAAGAACTCGCCGGCTCAGACATCGAGTTCCATCGGGCCAAGAAGAGAATTACCGCACACGACGCCTTCTCCGCCAAGAACTCCGGCGTCGACGCCCGGGCTCACAAGTAcgtcttttctttatttttctttccccAATTTGCTTCTGGgtttaatttcaatttacttaattGTCAGTTGTTTTGTTGGATTGGTGTAATTTATGGGTTAGGTTTCCTTTTGGTAATTTAGGGTTCTTGGTGTTCTCTAATTACAAATTAAGAGTATTTTAGATGCCGTTTAGTGATATGATGAGATTTTTGAGCTCTCTGTTTTGGGAAGTTTGCggatttgtttttattaaacaCTTTGACTTGCCCATCTCATCATTGATCTAGGAAACATTTCAATTGATGTTCAATTATCTCTAGGATATAGTTTGGATTTCTGCTAAAttcaattgtgtttttgttgatttAAATTCAGGGACAAGCTTGAGCTAAAAGCAGTGAAGGATGGATCGGCGAGCTATGCGGCGTTGGAGAAGAAGGCTGCATTGTACGATAAGCTAGCAAGGGGTGAGCTATCggatgaagaagataaagaaaagtATTGTGTGGATTTTTACGGCAAGAGAGTTGACCATGACAAACCGCAGCAGACACAGCACCATGATTCACCTGCTGTAATATCTCCAGAGAATCAAGATGGAGAGAGCAATGCTTCTACGCTGTTTAGCACGAAACCTTTGGGGCTTGGGCGAGCGGATGCGACAGTGGACAATGATATTCACAAGCGTTTTGTGAGGTAAAAGTTTCAAATTATTTCGGTATAAGTTATAAGTATACATGCTGTACAGACCGTTTAGTTAACTAATCACAATCAGATAATGATAAAGCGTTTATCTCGAGTGAACTTTTGTTAGTGTTATTCTTTCAGTGTTaccttgggagcagcctctccataaatggggtaaggctagccgacattcacctctcccagaccctgcgtaaagcgggagccttgtgcactgggtacgaccttttttattctttcagTGTTACCATATTCTATGCAAGTCTGGGTACTTAACATTTAGCCACAGTGATTTCGTGTTGCCGCTGTTACTCTTCTAAGCCTCTAAGGTGAAGTAGTTGAGCTGAGACTCATATTTGGGCTGGGGGTTGGTAGTAGAGCTATGGATGAGTTGCTTAAGCTTTTTGACCTATTCTTGATTTGCAATCCTGCTTTTAAATTTCCGTTTGCTCTATATAGGACTGCCGATCTATTCTGTTAATTTTCGACTAAGTCCTGTACAACGTCTTGAGTGCCGGACTATAGATAGGAAGATGCTCTTACGGGA
Encoded proteins:
- the LOC126585573 gene encoding uncharacterized protein At4g18257-like yields the protein MAEEEEEPKKRRVVVESLGWLTESSIMPKKHRAIGGVGASSIMELKAQLYQSQEEYKKSKELAGSDIEFHRAKKRITAHDAFSAKNSGVDARAHKDKLELKAVKDGSASYAALEKKAALYDKLARGELSDEEDKEKYCVDFYGKRVDHDKPQQTQHHDSPAVISPENQDGESNASTLFSTKPLGLGRADATVDNDIHKRFVREVHEEANQAREKASELKLRREEQAAARREKLKQAYIRKQLERLKAASSNKEQT
- the LOC126585569 gene encoding urease accessory protein G — protein: MADHHHDHHDHDHDHHHHHDHDHSHGSSAATNSWVGADGKVYHSHDGLAPHSHEPIYSPGYFSRRAPPLLSRNFNERAFTIGIGGPVGTGKTALMLALCTLLRDKYSLAAVTNDIFTKEDGEFLVKHGALPEERIRAVETGGCPHAAIREDISINLGPLEELSNLYKTDILLCESGGDNLAANFSRELADYIIYIIDVSAGDKIPRKGGPGITQADLLVINKTDLAAAVGADLAVMERDALRMRDGGPFAFAQVKHGKGVEEIVNHILQAWEVATGKKRH